One window of Burkholderia vietnamiensis LMG 10929 genomic DNA carries:
- a CDS encoding pyridoxal phosphate-dependent aminotransferase yields MKPIQKSNKLLNVCYDIRGPVLEHAKRLEEEGHRIIKLNIGNLAPFGFDAPDEIIQDMIRNLPASSGYSDSKGVFSARKAVMHYTQQKGVVGVGLDDIYIGNGASELIVMATQALLNDGDEVLLPAPDYPLWTAAVSLSGGTPVHYVCDEQNAWMPDPDDIRRKITPNTKALVVINPNNPTGTLYSDELLLELLEIARQHGLIVFADEVYDKIVYDGLEHTALGSLSEDVITVTFNSLSKSYRSCGYRAGWMSVSGLGGDNRRRANDYLEGLGILSSMRLCANVPGQFAIQTALGGYQSINELIVPSGRLYKQRELAYDMLTSIPGVTCVKPQAALYMFPRLDPKLYPIQNDQQFILDLLLEERVLLVQGTGFNWAQPDHFRVVFLPNLDDLADSISRIARFLDGYRKRHSV; encoded by the coding sequence GTGAAACCGATTCAGAAGTCGAACAAGCTGCTCAACGTCTGCTACGACATCCGTGGCCCGGTGCTCGAGCACGCGAAGCGCCTCGAGGAAGAAGGCCACCGTATCATCAAGCTGAACATCGGCAACCTCGCGCCGTTCGGTTTCGACGCACCGGACGAGATCATCCAGGACATGATCCGCAACCTTCCCGCGTCGTCGGGCTATTCGGATTCGAAGGGCGTGTTCTCGGCGCGCAAGGCCGTGATGCACTACACGCAGCAAAAGGGCGTGGTCGGCGTGGGCCTCGACGACATCTACATCGGCAACGGCGCATCCGAGCTGATCGTGATGGCAACCCAGGCATTGCTGAACGACGGCGACGAGGTGCTGCTGCCGGCGCCCGACTACCCGCTGTGGACGGCCGCCGTGAGCCTGTCGGGCGGCACGCCCGTGCACTACGTGTGCGACGAGCAGAACGCGTGGATGCCCGACCCCGACGACATCCGTCGCAAGATCACGCCGAACACCAAGGCGCTCGTCGTCATCAACCCGAACAACCCGACCGGCACGCTGTATTCCGACGAATTGCTGCTCGAGCTGCTCGAGATCGCGCGTCAGCACGGGCTGATCGTGTTCGCCGACGAGGTCTACGACAAGATCGTCTACGACGGCCTCGAACACACGGCGCTCGGTTCGCTGTCGGAGGACGTGATCACCGTCACGTTCAACAGCCTGTCGAAAAGCTATCGCTCGTGCGGCTACCGCGCGGGCTGGATGTCCGTGTCGGGCCTCGGCGGCGACAACCGCCGGCGCGCGAACGACTATCTGGAGGGGCTCGGCATCCTGTCGTCGATGCGGCTGTGCGCGAACGTGCCGGGGCAGTTCGCGATCCAGACCGCGCTCGGCGGCTACCAGAGCATCAACGAGCTGATCGTGCCGAGCGGGCGCCTGTACAAGCAGCGCGAACTCGCGTACGACATGCTCACGTCGATTCCGGGCGTGACCTGCGTGAAGCCGCAGGCCGCGCTGTACATGTTCCCGCGGCTCGATCCGAAGCTGTATCCGATCCAGAACGATCAGCAGTTCATCCTCGACCTGTTGCTCGAGGAGCGCGTGCTGCTCGTGCAGGGCACAGGCTTCAACTGGGCGCAGCCGGATCACTTCCGCGTGGTTTTCCTGCCGAACCTCGACGATCTGGCCGATTCGATCAGCCGGATCGCGCGCTTTCTCGACGGCTACCGCAAGCGCCATTCGGTCTGA
- a CDS encoding homoserine dehydrogenase: MEPIKVGLLGFGTVGSGTFTVLHRNQEEIKRRAGRGIEIARIAVRNPAKAQAALGADAGVVEVTDDFNAVVDDPSISIIAEMIGGTGIARELVLRAIANGKHVVTANKALLAVHGTEIFEAAREQGVMVAFEAAVAGGIPIIKALREGLTANRIQYIAGIINGTTNYILSEMRDRGLDFATALKAAQALGYAEADPTFDIEGVDAAHKATIMSAIAFGVPVQFDRAYVEGISKLDATDIRYAEELGYRIKLLGIARRAEDGIELRVHPTLIPEKRLLANVEGAMNAVVVHGDAVGTTLYYGKGAGAEPTASAVVADLVDVTRLHTADPEHRVPHLAFQPDSLSNTPILPIDEVTSGYYLRLRVADETGVLADITRILADAGISIDALLQKESEQVDDANGETDIILITHETREKHVNAAIARIESLSTVVSKVTKLRMEALN, encoded by the coding sequence ATGGAACCGATCAAAGTTGGCCTGTTGGGCTTCGGCACCGTCGGCAGCGGCACCTTCACGGTGCTGCACCGCAATCAGGAAGAAATCAAACGGCGCGCGGGGCGCGGCATCGAGATCGCGCGCATTGCGGTGCGCAACCCCGCCAAGGCGCAGGCCGCGCTCGGCGCTGACGCCGGCGTCGTCGAGGTCACCGACGACTTCAACGCGGTCGTCGACGATCCGTCGATCTCGATCATCGCCGAGATGATCGGCGGCACCGGCATCGCGCGCGAGCTCGTGCTGCGCGCGATCGCCAACGGCAAGCATGTCGTGACCGCCAACAAGGCGCTGCTCGCGGTGCACGGCACCGAGATCTTCGAGGCCGCGCGCGAACAGGGCGTGATGGTCGCGTTCGAGGCGGCCGTCGCGGGCGGCATCCCGATCATCAAGGCGCTGCGCGAAGGCCTGACCGCCAACCGCATCCAGTACATCGCCGGCATCATCAACGGCACGACCAACTACATCCTGTCGGAGATGCGCGACCGCGGCCTCGATTTCGCGACCGCGCTGAAGGCCGCGCAGGCGCTCGGCTACGCGGAAGCCGATCCGACCTTCGACATCGAAGGCGTCGACGCCGCGCACAAGGCGACCATCATGAGCGCAATCGCGTTCGGCGTGCCGGTCCAGTTCGACCGCGCTTACGTCGAAGGCATCAGCAAGCTCGACGCGACCGACATCCGCTATGCGGAAGAGCTCGGCTACCGGATCAAGCTGCTCGGCATCGCGCGCCGCGCCGAAGACGGCATCGAGCTGCGCGTGCATCCGACGCTGATTCCCGAGAAGCGCCTGCTCGCCAACGTCGAAGGCGCGATGAACGCGGTCGTCGTGCACGGCGACGCGGTCGGCACGACGCTCTACTACGGCAAGGGCGCCGGCGCGGAGCCGACCGCCTCGGCCGTCGTCGCGGATCTCGTCGACGTCACGCGCCTGCATACGGCCGACCCGGAACACCGCGTGCCGCATCTCGCATTCCAGCCGGACAGCCTGTCGAACACGCCGATCCTGCCGATCGACGAAGTGACGAGCGGCTACTACCTGCGCCTGCGCGTGGCCGACGAGACGGGCGTGCTCGCCGACATCACGCGCATCCTGGCCGACGCCGGCATTTCGATCGACGCGCTGCTGCAAAAGGAATCGGAGCAGGTCGACGACGCGAACGGCGAAACCGACATCATCCTGATCACGCACGAAACGCGCGAAAAGCACGTGAACGCGGCGATCGCGCGAATCGAAAGCCTCTCGACGGTGGTGTCGAAGGTGACGAAGCTGCGCATGGAAGCGCTGAACTGA
- the thrC gene encoding threonine synthase produces the protein MNYISTRGAGIGERHTFSDILLGGLAKDGGLYLPSEYPQVSADELARWRTLPYADLAFEILTKFCDDVPADDLRAITRRTYTATVYSNTRHGENASDITPLKPLGTEQGTALSLLELSNGPTLAFKDMAMQLLGNLFEYTLAKHGEALNILGATSGDTGSAAEYAMRGKAGVRVFMLSPHRKMSAFQTAQMFSLQDPNIFNLAVEGVFDDCQDIVKAVSNDHAFKARHKIGTVNSINWARVVAQVVYYFKGYFAATRSNDERVSFTVPSGNFGNVCAGHIARMMGLPIAKLVVATNENDVLDEFFRTGVYRVRSAQNTYHTSSPSMDISKASNFERFVFDLLGRDPARVMQLFRDVDEKGGFDLAASGDFARVAQFGFVSGRSSHADRIATIRDVFARYDTMIDTHTADGVKVAREHLDAGVPMVVLETAQPIKFGETIREALEREAERPAAFDGLEALPQRFDVVKADAQQVKDFIAAHTGA, from the coding sequence ATGAACTACATCTCCACGCGCGGCGCCGGCATCGGCGAGCGCCACACGTTTTCCGACATCCTGCTCGGCGGCCTCGCGAAGGACGGCGGGCTGTACCTGCCGAGCGAGTATCCGCAGGTGTCGGCAGACGAGCTCGCGCGCTGGCGCACGCTGCCGTATGCGGATCTCGCGTTCGAGATCCTCACGAAATTCTGCGACGACGTGCCCGCCGACGACCTGCGTGCGATCACGCGCCGCACCTACACGGCCACCGTCTACAGCAACACGCGCCACGGCGAGAACGCGTCCGACATCACGCCGCTGAAGCCGCTCGGCACCGAGCAGGGCACGGCGCTGTCGCTGCTCGAGCTGTCGAACGGCCCGACGCTCGCGTTCAAGGACATGGCGATGCAGCTGCTCGGCAACCTGTTCGAGTACACGCTCGCGAAGCACGGCGAAGCGCTGAACATTCTCGGCGCGACGTCGGGCGATACGGGCAGCGCGGCCGAATACGCGATGCGCGGCAAGGCCGGCGTGCGCGTGTTCATGCTGTCGCCGCACCGCAAGATGAGCGCGTTCCAGACCGCGCAGATGTTCAGCCTGCAGGATCCGAACATCTTCAACCTCGCGGTCGAGGGCGTGTTCGACGACTGCCAGGACATCGTGAAGGCCGTGTCGAACGATCACGCGTTCAAGGCCCGGCACAAGATCGGCACGGTCAACTCGATCAACTGGGCGCGCGTCGTCGCGCAGGTCGTCTATTACTTCAAGGGCTATTTTGCGGCCACCCGGTCCAACGACGAGCGCGTATCGTTCACGGTGCCGTCGGGCAACTTCGGCAACGTCTGCGCCGGCCACATCGCGCGCATGATGGGTCTGCCGATCGCGAAGCTGGTCGTCGCGACCAACGAGAACGACGTGCTCGACGAGTTCTTCCGCACCGGCGTCTACCGCGTGCGCAGCGCGCAGAACACCTATCACACGAGCAGCCCGAGCATGGACATCTCGAAGGCGTCGAACTTCGAGCGCTTCGTGTTCGACCTGCTCGGTCGCGATCCGGCGCGCGTGATGCAGCTGTTCCGCGACGTCGATGAGAAGGGCGGCTTCGATCTCGCGGCGAGCGGCGATTTCGCGCGCGTCGCGCAGTTCGGCTTCGTGTCCGGCCGCAGCAGCCATGCGGACCGCATCGCGACGATCCGCGACGTGTTCGCCCGTTACGACACGATGATCGACACCCATACGGCCGACGGCGTGAAGGTCGCGCGCGAGCACCTCGACGCCGGCGTGCCGATGGTCGTGCTCGAGACGGCGCAGCCGATCAAGTTCGGCGAGACGATCCGCGAAGCGCTCGAGCGCGAGGCCGAACGGCCGGCCGCGTTCGACGGGCTCGAAGCGCTGCCGCAACGCTTCGACGTCGTGAAGGCCGACGCGCAGCAGGTGAAGGACTTCATCGCCGCGCATACGGGCGCGTAA
- the glp gene encoding gephyrin-like molybdotransferase Glp — protein sequence MSNPNPAAPRAPMLSTAEALAALLDAAKPLPGVETVATLDALGRVLAADVISPLDVPPMHTSAMDGYAVRVADLLHGERRLPVSQRIPAGHPAAPLVAGTAARIFTGATVPAGADAVVMQEQTSADGDAVEILHTPKAGEWITAQGADIRQGSVILPAGTRLTPQALGLAASVGCAQLPVVRRIRVAVFFTGDELTIPGEPLKPGAIYNSNRFTLRGLLERLGCHVTDYGIVPDSLAATRDTLREAARDHDVILTSGGVSVGDEDHVKPAVEAEGRLALWQIAMKPGKPLAFGAVRRGDACADAHFIGLPGNPVSSFVTFLLFVRPFLLRLSGVRDVAPRALSLRADFSQHKGDRRNEFLRARVNAAGGLDLFPNQSSAVLTSTVWGDGLIDNPPQHAISAGETVRFIPFSELLS from the coding sequence ATGTCGAACCCGAATCCCGCGGCGCCGCGCGCGCCGATGCTGTCGACCGCCGAGGCGCTCGCCGCGCTGCTCGATGCCGCGAAGCCGCTGCCCGGCGTCGAAACCGTCGCGACGCTCGACGCGCTCGGCCGCGTGCTGGCGGCCGACGTGATCTCGCCGCTCGACGTGCCGCCGATGCATACGAGCGCGATGGACGGCTATGCGGTGCGCGTCGCCGATCTGCTGCATGGCGAGCGCCGCTTGCCGGTGTCGCAGCGGATCCCGGCCGGCCATCCGGCCGCGCCGCTCGTGGCCGGCACGGCCGCGCGCATCTTCACCGGCGCGACGGTGCCGGCCGGCGCCGATGCCGTCGTGATGCAGGAGCAGACGTCGGCCGACGGCGACGCGGTCGAGATCCTGCACACGCCGAAGGCCGGCGAATGGATCACCGCGCAGGGCGCGGACATCCGCCAGGGCTCGGTGATCCTGCCGGCCGGCACGCGGCTCACGCCGCAGGCGCTCGGGCTCGCCGCATCGGTCGGCTGCGCGCAGTTGCCGGTGGTTCGCCGGATTCGCGTCGCGGTGTTCTTCACCGGCGACGAACTGACGATACCCGGCGAGCCGCTGAAGCCCGGCGCGATCTACAACTCCAACCGCTTCACGCTGCGCGGTCTGCTGGAGCGGCTCGGCTGCCACGTGACGGACTACGGGATCGTGCCCGACTCGCTGGCCGCAACCCGCGACACGCTGCGCGAGGCCGCGCGCGATCACGACGTGATCCTGACGAGCGGCGGCGTATCGGTCGGCGACGAGGATCACGTGAAGCCCGCCGTCGAAGCGGAGGGGCGGCTCGCGCTGTGGCAGATCGCGATGAAGCCCGGCAAGCCGCTCGCGTTCGGCGCGGTGCGCCGCGGCGACGCATGCGCGGACGCGCATTTCATCGGGCTGCCGGGCAACCCCGTGTCGAGCTTCGTCACGTTCCTGCTGTTCGTCCGGCCGTTCCTGCTGCGCCTGTCGGGCGTACGTGACGTCGCGCCGCGCGCGCTGTCGTTGCGCGCCGACTTCTCGCAGCACAAGGGCGACCGGCGCAACGAGTTCCTGCGTGCGCGCGTGAACGCGGCCGGCGGCCTCGATCTGTTCCCGAACCAGAGCTCGGCGGTGCTGACCTCGACGGTCTGGGGCGACGGCCTGATCGACAATCCGCCGCAGCACGCCATCAGCGCGGGCGAGACCGTGCGTTTCATTCCGTTTTCCGAACTGCTGTCGTAA
- the moaD gene encoding molybdopterin converting factor subunit 1: MKIQLKFFASVREALGVSDEQADVPDGVTTVGDVRAWLRLRGGAWAETLAEGRALRMACNHEMTDPETRLTDGCEVAFFPPVTGG, translated from the coding sequence ATGAAGATTCAGCTGAAATTCTTTGCAAGCGTGCGCGAGGCACTGGGCGTGTCCGACGAGCAGGCCGACGTGCCCGACGGCGTGACGACCGTCGGCGACGTGCGCGCGTGGCTGCGCCTGCGCGGCGGCGCGTGGGCCGAGACGCTCGCCGAAGGGCGTGCGTTGCGGATGGCCTGCAATCACGAGATGACCGACCCGGAAACGCGGCTCACCGACGGGTGTGAAGTCGCGTTTTTTCCGCCGGTGACCGGCGGTTGA
- a CDS encoding molybdenum cofactor biosynthesis protein MoaE, with amino-acid sequence MPTVRIQTADFDLNAEVAALRARNPRIGAVACFVGTVRDLNEGDAVAALELEHYPGMTEKALEKIAAEAGRRWPGIDVAIVHRVGRLLPLDQIVMVATVAAHRGDAFASCEFVMDYLKTEAPFWKKETTPDGERWVDARSTDDAALARWGIESGNRPR; translated from the coding sequence ATGCCGACAGTACGAATCCAGACCGCCGATTTCGACCTGAATGCCGAGGTCGCGGCATTGCGCGCGCGCAATCCGCGGATCGGCGCCGTCGCGTGCTTCGTCGGCACGGTGCGCGACCTGAACGAAGGCGATGCGGTCGCCGCGCTGGAGCTCGAGCACTATCCGGGCATGACCGAGAAGGCGCTCGAGAAGATCGCCGCCGAAGCCGGCCGGCGCTGGCCGGGAATCGACGTCGCGATCGTGCATCGGGTCGGCCGGCTGCTGCCGCTCGACCAGATCGTGATGGTCGCGACCGTCGCGGCGCACCGCGGCGATGCGTTCGCGTCGTGCGAATTCGTGATGGATTACCTGAAGACCGAGGCGCCGTTCTGGAAGAAGGAAACGACGCCGGACGGCGAGCGCTGGGTCGATGCGCGCAGCACCGACGACGCGGCGCTCGCGCGCTGGGGAATCGAGTCGGGCAACCGGCCGCGCTGA
- a CDS encoding group III truncated hemoglobin, which yields MTSLPASSDTAPARIRDAEPTEANIRDLVYAFYDRVRADPLLGPVFDAKLDGRWDAHLPKMVSFWSSLVLGTRGYRGNVQQAHQPLDGIEPAHFSRWLSLFLKTVEARYTPAAAVRFMEPALRIAQSLQLSRFGWDYRIPAEQQALLDAIAPRRRDADDDGHALPSRARGEPFPAKIIGRGVEPEAGPDA from the coding sequence ATGACCTCCCTGCCCGCCTCGTCCGACACCGCGCCGGCCCGCATCCGCGACGCCGAACCGACCGAAGCCAACATCCGCGACCTCGTGTACGCGTTCTACGATCGCGTGCGCGCCGATCCGCTGCTCGGGCCGGTGTTCGATGCCAAGCTGGACGGGCGCTGGGACGCGCATCTGCCCAAAATGGTCAGCTTCTGGTCGAGCCTCGTGCTCGGCACCAGGGGCTATCGCGGCAACGTGCAGCAGGCGCATCAGCCGCTCGACGGGATCGAGCCCGCGCACTTCAGCCGCTGGCTGTCGCTGTTCCTGAAGACGGTCGAAGCGCGCTACACGCCGGCGGCGGCCGTGCGCTTCATGGAGCCGGCGCTCAGAATCGCGCAGAGCCTGCAGCTGAGCCGCTTCGGGTGGGATTATCGGATTCCGGCCGAGCAGCAGGCGCTGCTCGATGCGATCGCGCCGCGCCGCCGCGACGCGGACGACGATGGGCACGCGCTGCCGTCGCGCGCGCGCGGCGAGCCGTTCCCGGCGAAGATCATCGGGCGCGGCGTCGAGCCCGAGGCCGGCCCCGACGCCTGA